Sequence from the Ictalurus furcatus strain D&B chromosome 29, Billie_1.0, whole genome shotgun sequence genome:
ATCGTTATTGCTCGGGTTCACAACCATTGTACTAACTGTTAAGTacggctgtgaggtaagctaaacactaCTGGCTACTtaaaaaaggaggaggagccaCTGGATATGTTCCGCCCTGACTTCCAGTTTCAGTAGAAATTAAGTCACTACAATGAATAATGCTGCGCGTTTCAAGGCGCTTCACAGGGACTTTCAGGAAAAATCTCTCTGAACGTATTAAtcttttgtaatgaaattcgaATGAGTTGACTttagtttaaacttctttcaacattttcaaatttttatttttatttctggttacccgtttcctacattacccacaatacTGTTTGAAGACACACTGATAGCGGTGCCAGTGGGGTGTATGCTGCTTTCAAGACACCTGGGAGCTCGGAACCTCCTACTTATCACATCAAAGGGTTCATGTGAACTCATCTGTCTGAagtcagaaataaaatgaatatttacagTACGCTGTCTACAAAAACTAAATTCAACTGGTATTAAAGGAGTGGTTTGGTtagtgattcatttttttttaaagtcgaTGATAAATCACTGATGATAATGCCTGAAAATTATATGAAATAGcagtttgattaaaaaaaaaaaacttttaaattaacatttcaATGATTAAAGTGTCACCCagtgtttttaatgattttcaATTAGAAACAGAAGCTCAAAAGACTGCTTAAAAACCACTTATTATGCTGTTAGTTCTCGTTCTTACTTTTCACGTTGTTTTCCTCATGTTGAAATGATGTCACAGTATCGCAACTCGGAGAAGTTGGAGCTCTCAAAAAAACTTTCCACTTAGGAATTACGAGTTGGAGAGCCGTTCAAACGGATCTTTCCCACTGGGAAGTTGGAAACTTCCCAAACCATGGTGGCAAGTACCATGGAAAGCCAAGTGGAAACTTCTCAGTTCTCACTTGGCTATGAACGCATCATTAGCTCTAACTTCATCCTTTACTCTTTACTCACCACTTCATCTGTACAGAATGCTCAAACAGATcggcttccaaagcttcaactttcatgttAATACCACCATAATTGGCAACATGCTTGTCATCTCGTCTCGGTTAAATCTCAGCAcaagctgcattgcattctggagcTATGAGTCCAGCATTTTCACCAAGGTCACCAAGTTCTTGCTGTTTTACATTTAGGATTTAACACCTTGTTGTTATCCTTTATCTTTGAGAGAgtttaacattttttccccttctatTAAACCCCATTGTGACGTCAGTGCAGTTGCTAACTTCTCAGGAGAATAATGATGAAAatgcaccaaccaacaaatgaGCACCACATCACAAGGGTGGAGTCTTCTTTTAATACTTCCCCAGTGAAAACACTAATACTATGTAGTACATTGTTTAATATGCCGTGCATTACAATTATCAACAGTCCTGTGACCTGACAGGAAACTTCACTTGAAGATGCATTAATTGATTacttcatttttcagttacGATGTTAACGTTACGCCTTGTTACAGTTAAAATCAATTTTAGCCTCAGTTTTAGCACAGAAGTGTGGTGTGAATTAGTTTCCGTAGATGCTGTTCCTGTTGAATTCTCTGACTCTTTTAATGTAGTGACTACAGTACAGCATGGAAGGCAGTATATACCGCAGATAAATTTATCACAAGTAGTGTTTGAAATATTGATCTTTTTCACACTGTGTATTCTACATGCTGGTTTTGGGTGACGTTTACTATGAGTACCATACACATTATTCTACATTTTGAACACATGGTTAATTATAAAAGGCCCAATTTGCTGCAAGTGTCTTGCTGCGATGTCTATCGTGAGGCATTTTAGGAATGTTGGTTAAGATTTTGGTTCAATTAAGAACCTTTGCTGCTTCCCCCATTCAAATTAATTGGTGTTTATGGGTTCAGTCTATTATCTATGTCACCTGTGTCCTGTGTCTATTAATCCTGATGCATATATATCTGATTTATGTTATatggtgcagtggtggcttggtggttaaggctctgggttactgatcggaagggtcaggggttcaagccccagcactgccaagctgcaactgttgggcccttgagcaaggcccttaacactctctgctccaggggtgccgtatcatggctgactctgaACCCAACTtcttgacatgctggggtatgcgaagaaaagattttcactgtgctgtaatgtatatgtgaacaataaagactcgttatcattatcatataCAAGTTGACAATTAGTTATTCTAgcttattttgtgttttggatACTCTTATAATCTTTCCTGCTTTCTATAATCTTGTGTAtaacattaatataattaaaatgtattaaaaatctTCACACACTTGTTTCCTGCTTTCCATCatcaatgttttattttatttatttattgggacTTCACAATGAGGTAAGCCTAGCTAACATTTATGAAccctttggctttccatagcaagGCTTCTCTTTATGCTGAACAGGTGCTCCACGCCCACAGCCGGTTTAGTAACGCCCACCCACAAATCACTCTGCAGTTACTAACAGCACGACCtgctgagagaaaaatatgcATCTGACTAATTATGTCCGTTAATTCAAACCACTGAGTGCTTAAGCTGTCAATGCTTAATTTCAGTAAATTCAGAACTTTCACACATTATCACACAGAAAATACAATCAAAAAGATGTACACATATTACAATTAACATTGAACTTGAATTATtcaatcatcttttttttttttttttttaacccttcaTACAGTGTTGCTGTCTCTAAGATGGTCCATTTTGATTCTATCCCTGATCTGAAATCATCAAAATACAGTCAGAAATACTGCATCAGGAGTTCTGGAAGCTGGGTCAGGACAAACACATGGACCGTTTGGAGGTTATTAGAAAACCGGGCTGGGAAACACTACTTTAGTAGTCACAGTGTGTTAGAGGTACAGTATGAGGTGTGGTTTTTGGATTCACGGTCAACACCATGAATCTTTTCTCTGTATGAACCTGCCATCTAGTGGCACCAGTAAAGCGACACAAATGCAGAGCCTACAATGAGACACCAAGGCTGCAAACGTTTACTGGtaaaagaagtttttttttttaattgtatttagtTCCAGGATGAGACTACAACCCAACATATTTGTTAAAACGAACAGTGTTAAATAAGAACCGATTACAATTACACATTTAGAGTGAACCATTGATGAAGTAACGTTAGCACCGTCATTTTagtttgtgcctttttttcttttagtttgtTGTCCACACAGACTTTGGCTAAATATGACTCAAGGCACTTCTGGTTTCACTGAAATTACATACAAAATGTAATGACCGAGCATTGTCATGTATGTATGACTAGGATTATACAAAAGAGGTCGAAGTTGTAGCTCCTGCATTCTTAAACCACAGACTGGCtcttgctgttgtgtgtgtcGTGATCGTCATAGCGTTGGTACTGTTCCCCGAGGAGATGTTGCCGACCCTCAGAGTTATGGGATCGGGAGCGCACGGCACACGTCGTGACGGCGAAGATGATCGCCACGACGAAAAGCGCTGCGATCACAGCGATGGTGATGATCTCAGTCGGAGTGATGGGACGGGCTGGGGAGAGAATTGTGAAGGTGTTATTACACATGATGTGATGTACCTGGAGTATAGGTTAGCAATGCGTACAAGGTGTTTCGTTATTTCATGCAGCTTTCATGCAATCCTTGCAGCAGTGCGTACCGGGCCAGGTGGCCTCGTAGGAGTAACCCAGGTTCTCTGGAGCAGTCACGAACATTTCTGCATTGGTGATAGGAGGCCAGAATGGCACCATGTTGTAATCTCTGTTATGGCCAATCGGAGCGTTTTCCATTGGGTAGTCGGCAGAGCctaacacaaatacacactgttatataccaacaaacaaacatttcatttagtAAAATAATACTTATATAAGTATTATATAATACTTCTTATATAACTTATATAATACTTCCAGACCTACTtatataataatacttattttGAATGCACAGATGTTGGTGTGATGCTGGTATGTGCAATACTATGTTCACAAATATAACGGTTTAACATTTAGTATTAAACACTagattattactatattatactagatttgtatgtattatttattgcagTATAATGGAATACTGATTCAGTGGGTCATGTTGTTATAGTACGGTGTaaggcagtggtcaccaacccttttcctggagatctaccttcctgaagactttacgccaaccataatcatgcccacctgaccatctaatcattggtGGACACGGTTATGGTTGGGGCGatagtcttcaggaaggtagatctccaggaccaaggttggtgaccactggtgtaAGGTATAATCAGATGCCCATGATGTCTAGTCTAATTTCTGTACTATACACCTCAACAGTTCTTAATGTTTTTCTAAATCATGCCTTGGCAAATATAATTGGGTGGGTCTCATTTGTTGCTTACTAATGTGTACTAATAAGGTTCAGTGTCATACAAGGATTACATGGCTCATAAAAGGAAACCAATTAAAGAATCTATTTGTCGGTTACTGTACTTGCTCAAGCAGCAAGGATAATAAATGTGCATGTACTACATCCGCCTGAGCAACTGTTGATAAGTAATTAGCTTCTAACAAATGGCAAACCACTGAACACAACAAAGAATGAATGAAGTACAATTCGCGCTTTTCTGAGGAGGAAAAATCCactgtttggggggaaaaaaaggaagctCTGAAGAAGGttaaggccacacctctttcactgtgaatcccagtgaaggaggtgtggcctctgtagtCGTCAGTCTGACTGGTATGACTGGTCTGACAGCCAGAGGACACGCCTCTCTTAGTCACACTAACAAATCGACATCAAAACATCAGCACAGAGGCCATGGCTCTCCTATTGAggcactgaggccacacctctttatTTGGATTGACAGATAGAGGTCACACTTTTCTTACTAGTTGCGGAGACCATGCCTTGTATACTGAAGCTGAGAGAAGTatgaagagggagagagagagagagagagagagtaagcgtGAAGGAAACACAgtattaaatttacatttatggcatttggcagatgcttttatcaaGTGAGACttacatttacctcatttatacaactgatcagttgagggttaagggccttgctcaagggcccaacagtgacagcttggcggTCCTGGGattttgaactcacgaccttctgatcagaagtacaacgtcttaaccactgagctacgaCTTGCCTCAGTAGTGCCAAAGGAAACTCATTTGATGATGtttcttaataataatttgcCAGTTATAACACATCTGGATCTGTTAATTCGTGCATATACACTGTTTTTGGATCTGTGGCAATCTGTGTTGTTTCAGATCAGTCAGTCTTTACAGCACTGATAATCATGACTAGTTGTCCCTCTTTATTCACAGCCGCTGCAGGTATACATTAAATAAGATGAAGGAAGTGTGTTACCTGGGTGTCTCCGAAGCCACTCGTCAAAGATGGCGTCGGTGAAGGTGTGGAGCAGGACGAAGATGGGGTCGTTAGGGGACAGATGGGTTTGTCCACCAGTACCATTCAGGAACAGGTGAGCCAAATTGTGCAGACTTCGCACTACAGGGTCGTAGGTACCCTCAGGGGCGCTGTAGCCTAGCAACACCATCGAAGGTTAGCGTCCTTAAAATCGTATACGCAGCGAAATGATCTACAGACACCAAGCTAAACTTGGTTAAACTATAACTCAACATGGTGCACGGGTGGTCTATTGACTTTGACTTTGATTTGACTGTTGTAACAGTGTTTTATCTCCATACCCTCGATGGTGTTTCTGAAGCTGTCAGTTGAAGTAGAGTAAAATGGAGGGGTGTCGAATGTGGTCAGCTGCAGGCAGGCTTCTATGTCCTGAGGCTCTGGAAGCTTCTGCACCATGGGCCTCGCCACGTTCCCCGCTGGGTTCCTCCTGATGGGGTTGCTCTCGGTacctgagagagtgagagagagagagagaggaagaaagagagaataaatgtATTTCCTTCATTTATGGGATTTTAAATGTTAGGGTTAACTTGGTACAAAGCCAAGAGTGGGACATGGAGAGAAAAAGCCAGAGAAAGATGCGAGTGGTTCTTGTATAAGGCTCTACCCTTTAGTTAAGCGGTCACAAGCTGAAATCCTGACACAACTATGACTGCATGAACACCAGAATGAACAGATGAAGTGACTTGGAGGAAGCACATTTTAGTCTTCACTCTCTATGTAACTAGCAAGACCTCACATCAGTCTTCACAAAGGTCACGAGACaattggggggagggggttggGACGGTGAGAGAGAACGAGACTATAATCTGCTAATCTACTTATTGCTAACATTTGCCCCATAAACGAAGCACATGTTGATAATCCTTAAAACCCAGTATGGGCTGAGATTATTCCCTGAAGTTTTTCATCATGTGAGAACCATTGGCATGCTGTGTGGTCAGGTGGAATGCAGACGGGCTCACCTGCCagcaaatgtgaaaaaaatagaTCTTGTACTAGAAGGTGAGGAAGCTATGAAATCACATTGGAAAATACaagtgtagtaaaaaaaaaaataccaggaAGACTATGGAGCACACTGTGGGATCTGTGTGTTTGAGAAATggagtgaagaagaagaagaagaagaagaagaagaagaagaagagaagggaCTGACTGTTGCAGATGGTGCCCAGCGTGTCATAGTCGTCCAGGCTCTCACACACGACACGCCACTGGGAGAAGATGGAATTGGAGCTGATCCCATTTTCATCAAAGCTGCTTCTGGCGCCCATCAGATCATCAGTGCAGATGTCACACTGGTTTCCTCCGATGGCAAAGTTCCAGTAGGGAAGGGCGAATCTCGGGTCTCCCAACATGTCCTGAACAAATAATGAATCGTTGCTTTAACATCTTAAGACAAATGTTTTAGTGGATACTAGGTGTGTGTATTACTTTCCCGAACACTGTACGCTGTTAAAGGAAATGGACAAAGACGGTACACCCAAGTATTACTAATCTTAATAACGATATCTGATTTTACCTGTATGTCACGCTCGAGCTGCAGGAGGTGGTATCGGTGCCACGTGACGAACCCGGGTCCCTCGTGAGAGAAGTCCACGCCCCCGAAGCTGGGCTGTCCACCACCGAGAAACGTCTTACTCACGGAGTAGTAGTGCGACCACACGAAGTAGTTGTAGATGGTGATGTTTTCAAACATAGTGGTGTTACCGTCAGGGCTGAACAGCTCGCCATAGCGGCGTGTGGCGATGACCAGGTCCGGGTGAACGGTCCGCTTAGCCTGGTGCAGAGCGTTCACGAAGGAGCGCCTCTCAGTCGGGTTCAGAGTGAGAACATTTCTTctgactgagagagaaagataacgttagatgatgatgatgatttcgcTACTTTGCGCACAAAATAAACTCAGTAACAACATAAGAATCAGCCGGGTATTAGATAGTCAAGTATTAAGTGTATAGGTTAAGAATATTGAGACAAAGCTCTGGAGAATTTAGTTCCAACTCAAATCAAGTGTTTTtaattgtcattcctctatttCACTCGTATACATTGGAAGGAAATGTTTCTCCGTGACCATTGTGCGACACAACGGTACACAAGACTAcgtaaagtgcaaatacacaacggtgtgagacgagtgcaggaCAATAAAACACACCGAAGATAAATacgcaaaacaataaatacacggAACTAGGAAACCCACAGGACAACAGAACAGTGTGGTGCAGGAAAGCCATTGCTCAATGGACTGTAAAATATTGTCATGTAGCAGCAGTAAATGTAGCAGCGATATTGTCAGCAAAAAGAgtttcataaattaaaaagtGTCTGCTGCAGTTGTAAAGTGCAGGTGTGCAGTGGTGTTGCGTCATACTGAGTCTACAGTTAttcatccctgctgaaaaaacaataacaaaaaccctcatagaatttgtaatggttttaatggttataatgggaattgatttggttttaatggaaactgtaatggtccctggtgggtctctactggtaagttgttgccttctattggtggcatgttatgtctagtgttATGtctaccattaaggaccaataatggtaatggatttaatggttagttgatggtctgtaatggtatttgtagtggaaaccattagaatttctgtgatggtttctattgtttgtttttttttgtttgtttttacactaAAATCATAACAGAAAATATACACTAATACCGTGCTTACGttgcattattatttaattattaatcgTTTCAACATGAAAGCATTGCTATTCCTCTTCTAATGAATATATTATTATGAAGCACTAACTATGCACGTGTTGGTATTTATTTTATCAGGCAGTTGCTCACCGACTGGCACGGGCGTGTCGCAGTTGACCCCGGTGAATCCGTGCTTGCACCGACCGCAGTTGAACCCGTAGAAGTTCCCGGTGCAGCGGCACGCGCTGGTGAAGAAGCGAAGCGGCCAGCGCTCGCGGTCATCCTGGTCCACGTGCGGGTACTGCGGCCCGTGTGCGCGCGTGTCCGCCTGCACCGACAGACACTGGCCTCGGCCAAGGCTCACGCCGCACGGGTCGTTCACGCGGCCGAACGGGGACGGGCAACAGCGCGCGCTGCGCAGAGCCTCGGTGCTCGTGCACTCACGCGGGAACTGCGCGCGCACAGCCAGTGCGCAACAGGACAGCACTAAAACGGCGAGTATCCACATTGCACAGAGATGCAGAAACGAACAAACCTGATTGTCTAATAAGGTCGAATTGAacgatttttaatttttaaataatctgcATAAACTAGATTTTGTTGCAAGTAATTTACAAACAATCACGACAATCGGTCACTACTTCTGCTGCCCGAGACTACCACACATGGAAAGGTCCATTGCGCCCCAATCTGGCCCGAGAACGCGAGAGAGCCCGGGTGAGTTTAAATACCGGATCAGCGCGTGACCGTCGAAAGCCTCAGCTCTGTCCTACCGCGTGACCGTGTCACATTTTAGCGGAAAGATTCAGCACGAGCCTTGTTTCCACAGCATTTAGTCggaatgaaaatatgaaatccCTGGCGTACACAGGCAGAAGCTCGTGCCTGAGTGAGGACTTGGACAGGTGTTTAAACATGCTGGACATGTCTGATGATCTGTCTCAGAAAGCAATCAGTACCCTCAG
This genomic interval carries:
- the LOC128604409 gene encoding 5,6-dihydroxyindole-2-carboxylic acid oxidase-like, with the protein product MWILAVLVLSCCALAVRAQFPRECTSTEALRSARCCPSPFGRVNDPCGVSLGRGQCLSVQADTRAHGPQYPHVDQDDRERWPLRFFTSACRCTGNFYGFNCGRCKHGFTGVNCDTPVPVVRRNVLTLNPTERRSFVNALHQAKRTVHPDLVIATRRYGELFSPDGNTTMFENITIYNYFVWSHYYSVSKTFLGGGQPSFGGVDFSHEGPGFVTWHRYHLLQLERDIQDMLGDPRFALPYWNFAIGGNQCDICTDDLMGARSSFDENGISSNSIFSQWRVVCESLDDYDTLGTICNSTESNPIRRNPAGNVARPMVQKLPEPQDIEACLQLTTFDTPPFYSTSTDSFRNTIEGYSAPEGTYDPVVRSLHNLAHLFLNGTGGQTHLSPNDPIFVLLHTFTDAIFDEWLRRHPGSADYPMENAPIGHNRDYNMVPFWPPITNAEMFVTAPENLGYSYEATWPARPITPTEIITIAVIAALFVVAIIFAVTTCAVRSRSHNSEGRQHLLGEQYQRYDDHDTHNSKSQSVV